CCCGGACAGGGGATGGAATCTCCGGGTCTCTTTATAGCGCTTCACCAGCACATCGTCACTGGACTCCAGATAAAGGATCTCGTACTTCATACTCATGGCGTCCAGTTCCTCCAGCATCCGCTCCAGCTCGCCAAAGCTCTGGCCGCTGCGGATATCCACACCCAGGGCTGCTTTCTGCACTTCGGATCCGCTGACAGTGAGGAGTTCCGCCAGCTTGGGGATCAATGGCACAGGAAGGTTGTCCACGCAGAAATATCCCATGTCCTCCAGCATTTTCAAAGCCGTAGATTTCCCTGCGCCTGACATTCCTGTTACGATCACAAATCTCATTGGTATCCCCCTCCGTTTTCCTTAGAATTCTCCCAGGCGCTTTACCTCCGGTTCCAGATCCACACCGGAATCTTCCTTTACTTTGGCCTGTACCTGGCGGATCAGCTCCGCGATATCAGCCGCGGTTGCCTGGTCCTTATTGATCACAAAGCCGCAATGCTTCTCCGACACCTGGGCTCCGCCCACCTGGAAACCTCCAAGCCCTGCGTCCTGGATCAGCTTTCCTGCGAAATAACCTTCTGGCCTCTTAAAAGTACTTCCCGCGCTTGGGTACTCCAGCGGCTGCTTGGTCACCCGCCGGTTCTTCAGGTCTTCCATCCTGGCCCGGATGTCCGCCTCTTCCCCTTTCTCCAGCCGCAGCTTTGCCTCCAGGACAATATAGCCCTTTTTGGCGATCACGCTGGTCCGGTATCCCAGCTCCAGCTCATCTTTTGGAATCGTCAGGATCTCCCCTTCCCGGGTGAGCGCCTGCACTTCAGTCAGCACGTCCTTCATCTCTCCGCCGTAGGCCCCGGCGTTCATCACACAGGCCCCTCCCAGGGTACCCGGGATCCCTGCCGCGAACTCGAATCCGGTGAGGGAGGCTTCCGCCGCCCGGGCTGCCACTGCGGAAAGCAGGGCTCCCGCCTGGGCCACGATCTCTTCGCCCTCGATCCGGATCTCATTCATCTCCTTGAAGATCTGGATGACCACACCCTCATATCCCTGATCCGATACCAGAAGGTTGCTCCCGTTTCCTATAATATAGTAGGAAACCTGCGCCTCGCGGCAGCCGGCGATGATCCCCTGCAGTTCCTCCGCCGTCTTTGGCATCACAAAGAACCGGGCAGGCCCGCCCACACGAAAGGTGGTATGCAGACGCATGGGCTCTTCTTCTTTGATCCGGTCCGCCGGAAGGATCTCCTGAAGCCGGCTGTAGAAATTTTTATCCATATAGATACACTCCTTGATCTAC
This window of the Massilistercora timonensis genome carries:
- the murB gene encoding UDP-N-acetylmuramate dehydrogenase; translated protein: MDKNFYSRLQEILPADRIKEEEPMRLHTTFRVGGPARFFVMPKTAEELQGIIAGCREAQVSYYIIGNGSNLLVSDQGYEGVVIQIFKEMNEIRIEGEEIVAQAGALLSAVAARAAEASLTGFEFAAGIPGTLGGACVMNAGAYGGEMKDVLTEVQALTREGEILTIPKDELELGYRTSVIAKKGYIVLEAKLRLEKGEEADIRARMEDLKNRRVTKQPLEYPSAGSTFKRPEGYFAGKLIQDAGLGGFQVGGAQVSEKHCGFVINKDQATAADIAELIRQVQAKVKEDSGVDLEPEVKRLGEF